One Leopardus geoffroyi isolate Oge1 chromosome B1, O.geoffroyi_Oge1_pat1.0, whole genome shotgun sequence DNA window includes the following coding sequences:
- the OCIAD2 gene encoding OCIA domain-containing protein 2 isoform X3 produces MLATQGLVHHGYLASNPRFGSLPKVALAGILGFALGKASYIRVCQSKFHSVEDQLRGAGFGPGHNRHCLLTCEECKIKHGLHEKGSSQPSAS; encoded by the exons ATGCTCGCCACCCAAGGACTAGTCCACCACG GTTATTTAGCATCTAATCCAAGATTTGGATCATTGCCCAAAGTTGCAC TTGCGGGTATCTTGGGATTTGCCCTTGGAAAGGCATCATACATACGAGTGTGCCAGAGTAAATTCCATTCCGTCGAAGATCAGCTCCGTGGGGCTGGTTTTGGTCCAGGGCATAACAG GCACTGCCTGCTTACCTGTGAGGAGTGCAAAATCAAGCACGGATTACACGAGAAGGGAAGCTCTCAGCCTTCAGCTTCTTAA